The sequence AATTAGTTTACTTCGCTACGATGCAAAGTCGAGGAGCCTTACTTTCTTTACTTCTCATGATTGGACTCTATAGTTTCTTTGCTACTAGAGGAAGTATCGTTAAACGATTCCTCACTTTTATAGTTGCTGGTTTGCTGATTACTGCAACTAATATTGGATTAAGCTATGTAACTTCAATCTATATCTCATCTGAAACTGCGACTGTCTTAGATTTAAACAATGGACAATCCTATGCTGAGACAGATTCGTCTGTCACTAAGAAAAACGGTGAGCTCCATCTAATCGAAACAACACCAAGTGGTAGAACCTATATCTGGAAAAATGCCATCAAGATGGGAAGTGCCAAACCAATTTTTGGTTATGGTGTACGAAATGTTCCAGATTATTACACAGAATATTTCAGTAAATTTGAGATTCAAAACTCCCTTATCGGTGGGAATTTCCATAACATTTTTGTGACCATATTTGTCAGTTCGGGAGTTCTAGGTTTGGTATCCTTCCTTCTTGTACTGGCTTATGTCATCAAGCGCTTTTTAACGTATTTGATTGTTTCCAAGAAAAATACTGATAAATTGATCATGATCCTATTCTTTGGTATCTTGTTTGGTCAATTATTTGAAAGTCAGATTATGTATTCAACCAACTTTATTAATATCATCTTCTGGCTAGCGATTGGCTATGGACTCGTAGTCTGCAAACGAGATGAAGGAGTTCGGTACCAAGAAGTAACAGACATCAATGAAATTCAACAGATGGAACTTGGAATCATGGAGTATATTCATGAAGTTTGTCAGAAAATTGGTGTCAAGTATTTCTTAGCATATGGAAGTCTAATTGGTGCTGTTCGCCATCAAGGATTTATCCCTTGGGATGATGACATGGATATCTGCATGTTACGAGAAGATTATGAAAAGTTGCAAGACTACCTTATCGCTAACCCTGATAAACGTTACGAGGTCATGTCTTATAAAAATAATCTCAACTATGTCTATCCCTTCATGAAAGTGCAGGATAACCATACCTACTTGCTGGAAGAAGATGTTCGCATCGATTCGAATATGGGAATCTATGTAGATATTTTCCCTGTAGATGGCTACGAGGATGACGTAGAATTTAAAAACAAGATGACGAAACTGATAAAGAAACGTCAATTGAGTTGCTACACCTTTAAAGGCATTACCAATACGAAAAGTGTACTGAATTCACTGCTACGTTATGTGTCAGTTATTATTTTCTATTTTACCAATACGAACAAATACGTTGCCCAGATTGAAGAGCTTGCAAAATCCCGTAAAGTCTCAGATTATGAGCAGGTGGATTATCTTATCTACAAGGATATGAACAAACCAGTGTGGAGACGTGAATGGCTGGAACAAGTTACTACTGGAACATTTGAAGGTAAGGAATTTACCATTCCGAAAAATTATCATGAAATTTTGACCTCAGACTACGGAGACTATATGCAATTGCCACCGGTTGAACAAAGAGTATCTCATCATGATTTTAAATTATGGAAGATTGTTAAAAGGTCTAAATGACGGGATTGGGATTAAGAAACGTTTAAAAATATAGTCAAATTTAGGAGAATAGAACCTATGTCTGAAAGAACTTTAACTCTTGAAGAAATAAAGCAAGTAGAATTGGATATTTTAAAGTATCTACATGATCTTTGTGAACAACATCAAATCAAATACTTTATTGATTTTGGAACCTTACTAGGGGCTGTACGCCATAAAGGATTTATCCCTTGGGATGATGATACAGATATTTCCTTGGCGCGTGATGAATTTGAAAAACTGTATAAGGTTTTACAAAATGAAAATCATCCCTACTACAAATTGATTTCATTCAGAGAAACAAAGGGATATCCATACAGTTATATGAGAGTCTATGATGTAAGGACTCGTCGAGATGCTAACCTCGTAGACCCAACGGTCGTATTGGGAACTTGCGTTGACATTTTTCCTTATGATGGTGTCGTAACACAGGAAAGTGACCGTAAGAAAATGAAGCTCTACAAATATTTCATTCGCCTTTCTTCTTTGAATTTTAAAGGGATCAAGTCTGAGAATGGTGGACTAAAAAACCTCCCTCGTTATATGGGATCAGCTATTTTCCGCTTAACTTCCCCACAACTATGGAATCAAAAATTAGAGAGCCTTGCTTTGAAGTATAGTGTAGATCAAGCAACAGATCTTACTTGTACTATCTATGACCCTTATTATCCAAATGGTATAAAAAAAGAATGGCTCTATGATTTGATTGATATGCCTTATGAAGACATTGTGGTCAAGGTTCCGAGAAAATACCATGAAATACTTGTCTACGAATTTGGAGAAAACTATATGACTCCACCGCCTATTGAGCAACAAGTCCCAGGAGGGGATAAAAATTATTGGATTGATTAGATTAAAAAAGTTGCTTATTGTTAAGATAAAGGAGTTTTCAAGGTGAAAAATAAATGGTTATTAAAATCAGTCAGCTATAGTGTTCTCGCATTCTTTCTATTACTGATTCAGTTATCGCAAGGAGTAGATGCAGATACCATCTCTGCAGGTTCGGGCAATCGTATCCATTTCATAAATACTAAAGCAAAATCTGGGAGTGATGCCATCCTTCTGGAAAGCAATGGTCACTATGCTTTGATTGATATGGGAGAAGACTATGATTTTCCTGATGGGAGTGACCCACGCTATCCAAGCCGCTGGGGAATTTCCATGAGAAATTATCAAGTATTGGAGGATCGATTGATTCGCCACTTGGATCAAATAGGTGTAAAAAAATTAGATTTTATTATAGGAACTCATGTTCATAGTGACCATATTGGTGGAGCGGACGAAATACTCAATCGATATCAGGTCGGTAAGTTTTATTTGAAAAAATATTCAGATGATCGGATCACAGCAAACTGGGGACTATGGGATAATCTTTTCAATTATGATAATGCTTTGAGAGCAGCTCAAAAACGAGGAGTTACTCTTATCCAGAATATTTCAGATGAGGATAGCCATCTAAAATTAGGTGATATGGATATCCAACTCTACAACTATAAGAATGAATATGATGCTGACGGGAATCTGAAAAAAGTTCGAGATGATAACTCCAACTCCATCGTTTCAGTAGTGACTGTGGCAGGAAAGAGAATCTATCTTGGTGGAGATTTGGATAATGCCGAGGGAGCAGAAGATAAGTTAGGTCCAGTTATCGGCAAGGTTGATATGATGAAATGGAACCACCATTATGATGCGACAATTTCAAATACGATTAATTTCCTAGAAAACTTATCACCAAAAATGATTATTCAGACAACTGGTGGAGATATTAATGTTGCTTCAACCAGAGAATACCTTCAGAAGAAAAATATTCAGGTTCTTCATGCTGCGAGCCAAACTCAAGATGCTACCGTTTTTGATATTAGCGATAAAGGATTTGCTAATGTTTCAAATACCTTCCCTGATATCCCTGTAGTTGACGAAAAATGGTATCAAGAAGATGGTTATTGGAAATATCGTTTGACTGACGGAGAAATGGCTATCGGCTGGAGAGAGATTGGCGGAGCCACTTATTTCTTTAATGGAAAAGGACAAATGCAAGCAGGTCGCTGGCTTCACCTTAACGACGACTGGGGAGAAAATGCCAAAGGGAATGATTACTATCTGAACCAAAATGGTAAAATGCAAACTGGTGGTTGGTTCAAACTAGATGACTCTTGGTATTATATCCAATCAAATGGTGCTAGACGATTTAGCGAGCTCTCTGAAATTGGAGGGAAAAAGTATCTCTTTGCGGCAGATGGGAAGATGCTAACAGGACACCAAGTTTATAATGGCAAGAAGATGTTCTTTAGCGAAAGTGGTGCACTCCAAACAGCAGGTAAGCCTTCAACATGGCAAAAGATTGATTCAGATTGGTATTTCTATGATGAGTATGGGCTAAAGACCGTTGGTAAAAAGAATATCAATGGAAGCACATACTACTTTAATCAAGAAGGTATCATGCAAACTGGCTGGACCTTTGTTGATGGTCACTGGAACTATTTTGCAAGTTCTGGAGCTATGAAAACCGGCTGGGTCAAGGATCAGGAAACATGGTATTATCTGGATAAAGATGGCATCATGCTAACTGGTAGACAAGATGTAAATGGTGTTCGTTACTATTTGAATGCTAGTGGTGCCATGCAGACTGGCTGGAAGTGGCAAGACAATAGCTGGTACTTCTATACGAACTCAGGTGCTATGAAAACTGGTTGGTTGAAAGATAAAGAATCATGGTATTATTTGGATCCAGAAACTGGTATCATGGCTGTAGGATCTAAAGAGGTTGACGGTAAGAACTATTTCTTCAGCTCTGCAGGGACTATGCAAGTTGGATGGCAGTGGTCAAATGATTCTTGGCATTATTACGCTACGTCTGGCGCACTCCAAACTGGTTGGTTGAAAGATGGTGATGTCTGGTATTATCTTGAAGGTAAGGAAGGCGATATGTTAGTCGGCCTCCATCAAGTAGATGGTAAGCAATATTACTTTAGCAAATCTGGAGCCATGCAAACTGGCTGGAAATGGTTTGATAATCATTACCGTTACTTTGAATCAAATGGAGCCATGAAAACTGGTTGGATAAAAGACAAAGGTGTCTGGTATTATCTAAATCCTGAAGATGGCATCATGTTGGTTGGCCTTCATAAAGTAAATGGTGATCATTATTACTTTGATGAATCAGGAGCTATGCAGACAGGTTGGAAACAGCTTGATGGTAATTGGTACTATTTCCAAGCTGATGGTTCTTTGTTGAAGAACGCAACAACACCTGATGGTTACAAAGTAAACGAAGAAGGTATCTGGAAACAGGCTGTTGCTGCTGTAAATAGCGAGGCAGTCAAGCCAGAACAGAAACAAGAAGCTAATTCCTCTATTGTTGAACAACCTAAACAAGATTCAAATCTAGAAGCCAACGCTTCTGATAAGAAAGAAAACGAATAAAGAAGAAATCCCCTACTGGCAACTAATTTATCAGTAGGGGATTTTTTTAATTTCGTTTTAATTTAGCAAGTACAAGGTTCAGTGCATAGTGGAGTGTTTTGTCTTTGGTAATAAAGAGGGTCAAGAGGTAATAGATACCACAAGTTGCTACGGTAGACAGAACCATGAGAATCATATTGAAGTTTACTGTGTAGGAATTGATTTGGAAAATCATCTTGAAAATATAGAAGATTGGGATAAAACCAAGGGATATGAGGCTATAACGTGTTAAGGTTATAAAAATTTCTTTTAAACTAATCAGTTGGTGTTTCTTGATAAAATGAATTTCAAGTAAAACAACGATAGTTTCTGCGATAATGGTCGTAGCGATGTAATACTCAGGTGCAAAAATATTATTGAAATACAAGATGCTATTTAATAGTATATTGGCACCACCACCAAGGAAGTAGAAGGCGGTTAAGCGATTTTCATGGTCGTTGATAAAGATAATCTGTTTACCAAGAATCAACTCAATAGCCCAAATGATGGTACGAAAAGCGAAGACGCTAGTTACGATACCCGCTTCAAGATATTTTTCAGAAGAATAAATAACAGTTGCGTACCGTCCCAATATCATAATCCCGATACTAGTTGGAACCATAAGGAAATAGAATAAGGATGCCGCTTGATTCACGAGATAATTATAGGACTTGTAATCCTTTTTCCCGAGATAGTAGCCGAGGCGTGGAATACTGACGTTGATAGCTCCACTCAAGACACTGGCAATCAGCATGACTATACTATAGGCAATTGTATAGTAGGAAATATAGTTTTCATCCGGCCCCTTAGTGATAAACATTCTATCTAACAAGGTATAAAGCATATTAGCGTTCGCTAAGAGAAGCATAGTAAAGAGTGGTTTAGAAGCTTTGACTAATTCGACGAATCCAATCTTAACAAAAGAAACTTCTCTCTTAATCCAAAGAAAACTGAGCAGATAGTTGAGGATAGTGGTCGCTGTCATAACGATAGCATAAGGAACGATATCATCTGCCGTTTTAACAAAGGCGAAGATAGCGACCAGCATGGTAATTCGAATAATTAATGTTTTGTAGAGGATGAAGGCATAGTTTTCATAAGCCTCGTTCATCCATTCGATATTGAGAAATTGGAAGAGTGCTTGAGCCCCTAAGATGTAGTAGAGAACTTTCAGATTCTCAATGCTGGTGTCAAAGAAGATAATGAGGAAGTAGATACCAGTGGTCAGGAGAGAGGTGAAAACCGATATATAAAACAACTTAGAAAAGACGTAGTTGATTTTATTCTTGTCATCCTTGACCTTACTGATAGCTCGAATCCCGTAGTTGTATATTCCAAAGGCAGCTAGTGGAATAACGAAACTTGCCCAGGTATTGGCTGTATTGAAATAACCGTAGTTGGATTTGCTGAGAATCCGCGTCAGATAAGGATTGGTTATCAGTGGAAAAACGATATTGAGAATATTGACCAGCAAGCTGGCCAAGGCATTTACTTTTATATTTTTCATTGAACTTTCTTTCTTAAATCTAAAATCATATCTAGTATTATATCACATTCTCGCTTCATTCTTTTGATAAAATCGTAAAAATCTAGTATAATAGATAGACTGAAAGTATGAGGTTACTAGATATGAAGATGAAACAAATCAGTGATACAACACTGAAAATCACGATGACTTTAGATGATTTGATGGATCGGGGAATGGAGATTGCAGACTTTCTCGTTCCTCAGGAAAAAACCGAAGAGTTTTTCTATGCGATTTTAGATGAGTTAGAGATGCCAGACAATTTCTTGGATAGTGGCATGCTGAGTTTCCGCGTGACGCCAAAACCTGATAAGGTCGACGTCTTTGTGACCAAGTCCAAGATTGACCAAAATTTGGATTTTGAAGATTTGGCGGATCTACCAGACATGGAAGAATTAGCCCAAATGTCGCCGGATGAATTTCTCAAAACCTTGGAAAAGAGTATTGCAGATAAAACCAAGGACGATATTGAGGCCATCCAATCTCTAGAGCAGGTCGAAGCAAAGGAAGAAGAGCAAGAGCAGGCAGACAAGGAGACTGAGAGTAAGAAAGAACCTTATATATACTATATCCTGCGCTTTGCAAGCCTTGCTGACTTAGTTTCTTTTGCAAAGACGGTTAACTACCAGATGGAAACCTCTGAACTCTATAAGATGAATGGACACTATTATTTGACAATCTTAGTCGATGTAGAAAATCATCCAAGTCCATATCCAGCCTGGCTCTTGGCTCGTATGCGTGAGTTTGCAGACGACAGTGATATCAGTCGTTCAGTCTTGCAAGAGTATGGGCAAATCTTGATCAATCACGATGCAGTTCTCGGTCTGCAAAAGATTCGTTCATAATTTTTAAAATCAATTTTCATTTATCAAGAAAGACGAATCATGGGATTCGTTTTTTCTTTACTAGACTGAAATAGTGATTTACTATAATAGGAATTTTCACAAAATTCTGTTATAATGGCTATATCAGAAAATTTCTAGGAGACAAACATGACAGTTAAAATTGCTTTACTTGGATTTGGTACCGTTGCAAGTGGCGTGCCATTCCTCCTAAAGGAAAATGGAGAAAAAATCGTTCAGTCAGCTCATTCAGAGATTGAAGTGGCCAAGGTATTGGTCAAGGATGAAGATGAAAAGAACC comes from Streptococcus oralis and encodes:
- a CDS encoding LicD family protein encodes the protein MNFSKMDEYFEKSKLWIAYLFVFISILSMSSLVYKIANPLYKGLSAIVVLYICYTLLFKWKEITADRKFLSLFGLLAGSHLLSAVFNRSGHLIGNVIEILFMVTYVLLFTMLQSGQLKKLFDWIAYTVQIVSFSSAIFAFGLLLSRVLILFKIGEQSYYYGVMNGRLWGIVNPNASAIFSYISIILAMYLIHKGSKYSVYLKLNNVIQLVYFATMQSRGALLSLLLMIGLYSFFATRGSIVKRFLTFIVAGLLITATNIGLSYVTSIYISSETATVLDLNNGQSYAETDSSVTKKNGELHLIETTPSGRTYIWKNAIKMGSAKPIFGYGVRNVPDYYTEYFSKFEIQNSLIGGNFHNIFVTIFVSSGVLGLVSFLLVLAYVIKRFLTYLIVSKKNTDKLIMILFFGILFGQLFESQIMYSTNFINIIFWLAIGYGLVVCKRDEGVRYQEVTDINEIQQMELGIMEYIHEVCQKIGVKYFLAYGSLIGAVRHQGFIPWDDDMDICMLREDYEKLQDYLIANPDKRYEVMSYKNNLNYVYPFMKVQDNHTYLLEEDVRIDSNMGIYVDIFPVDGYEDDVEFKNKMTKLIKKRQLSCYTFKGITNTKSVLNSLLRYVSVIIFYFTNTNKYVAQIEELAKSRKVSDYEQVDYLIYKDMNKPVWRREWLEQVTTGTFEGKEFTIPKNYHEILTSDYGDYMQLPPVEQRVSHHDFKLWKIVKRSK
- a CDS encoding LicD family protein; its protein translation is MSERTLTLEEIKQVELDILKYLHDLCEQHQIKYFIDFGTLLGAVRHKGFIPWDDDTDISLARDEFEKLYKVLQNENHPYYKLISFRETKGYPYSYMRVYDVRTRRDANLVDPTVVLGTCVDIFPYDGVVTQESDRKKMKLYKYFIRLSSLNFKGIKSENGGLKNLPRYMGSAIFRLTSPQLWNQKLESLALKYSVDQATDLTCTIYDPYYPNGIKKEWLYDLIDMPYEDIVVKVPRKYHEILVYEFGENYMTPPPIEQQVPGGDKNYWID
- a CDS encoding MBL fold metallo-hydrolase encodes the protein MKNKWLLKSVSYSVLAFFLLLIQLSQGVDADTISAGSGNRIHFINTKAKSGSDAILLESNGHYALIDMGEDYDFPDGSDPRYPSRWGISMRNYQVLEDRLIRHLDQIGVKKLDFIIGTHVHSDHIGGADEILNRYQVGKFYLKKYSDDRITANWGLWDNLFNYDNALRAAQKRGVTLIQNISDEDSHLKLGDMDIQLYNYKNEYDADGNLKKVRDDNSNSIVSVVTVAGKRIYLGGDLDNAEGAEDKLGPVIGKVDMMKWNHHYDATISNTINFLENLSPKMIIQTTGGDINVASTREYLQKKNIQVLHAASQTQDATVFDISDKGFANVSNTFPDIPVVDEKWYQEDGYWKYRLTDGEMAIGWREIGGATYFFNGKGQMQAGRWLHLNDDWGENAKGNDYYLNQNGKMQTGGWFKLDDSWYYIQSNGARRFSELSEIGGKKYLFAADGKMLTGHQVYNGKKMFFSESGALQTAGKPSTWQKIDSDWYFYDEYGLKTVGKKNINGSTYYFNQEGIMQTGWTFVDGHWNYFASSGAMKTGWVKDQETWYYLDKDGIMLTGRQDVNGVRYYLNASGAMQTGWKWQDNSWYFYTNSGAMKTGWLKDKESWYYLDPETGIMAVGSKEVDGKNYFFSSAGTMQVGWQWSNDSWHYYATSGALQTGWLKDGDVWYYLEGKEGDMLVGLHQVDGKQYYFSKSGAMQTGWKWFDNHYRYFESNGAMKTGWIKDKGVWYYLNPEDGIMLVGLHKVNGDHYYFDESGAMQTGWKQLDGNWYYFQADGSLLKNATTPDGYKVNEEGIWKQAVAAVNSEAVKPEQKQEANSSIVEQPKQDSNLEANASDKKENE
- a CDS encoding oligosaccharide flippase family protein → MKNIKVNALASLLVNILNIVFPLITNPYLTRILSKSNYGYFNTANTWASFVIPLAAFGIYNYGIRAISKVKDDKNKINYVFSKLFYISVFTSLLTTGIYFLIIFFDTSIENLKVLYYILGAQALFQFLNIEWMNEAYENYAFILYKTLIIRITMLVAIFAFVKTADDIVPYAIVMTATTILNYLLSFLWIKREVSFVKIGFVELVKASKPLFTMLLLANANMLYTLLDRMFITKGPDENYISYYTIAYSIVMLIASVLSGAINVSIPRLGYYLGKKDYKSYNYLVNQAASLFYFLMVPTSIGIMILGRYATVIYSSEKYLEAGIVTSVFAFRTIIWAIELILGKQIIFINDHENRLTAFYFLGGGANILLNSILYFNNIFAPEYYIATTIIAETIVVLLEIHFIKKHQLISLKEIFITLTRYSLISLGFIPIFYIFKMIFQINSYTVNFNMILMVLSTVATCGIYYLLTLFITKDKTLHYALNLVLAKLKRN
- the mecA gene encoding adaptor protein MecA is translated as MKMKQISDTTLKITMTLDDLMDRGMEIADFLVPQEKTEEFFYAILDELEMPDNFLDSGMLSFRVTPKPDKVDVFVTKSKIDQNLDFEDLADLPDMEELAQMSPDEFLKTLEKSIADKTKDDIEAIQSLEQVEAKEEEQEQADKETESKKEPYIYYILRFASLADLVSFAKTVNYQMETSELYKMNGHYYLTILVDVENHPSPYPAWLLARMREFADDSDISRSVLQEYGQILINHDAVLGLQKIRS